GAGCAGGAAGAAGAGGAAGCACTGCATACTGAGCGTCAAGCCGAGTACAGCCAGCAAGTTACCGCCTATTACGGGTACCAAGGCTGCTACTATCACCGGGATGAAGAGGTACGCGAAAAGCGCCGAGCCCACTATTATAGTAAACTTCTCGGAAAGGCCGGCCACCTTGGACTCGAACCACGAGTATACGCTGTCAAAAACCCTTTCCACCACGTTCCTCACATCGCTCATGGATATGGCCGCGAGCACGACTCTCCTAAAGAGCTCCCTGATTTTCTCGGAGGGGTGATTGGTGCAGACCATGTCCATTGCCGATAAGAAGGATACGGATGTTAAGGTAGCCACCTTCCTCGCGAACCTGACCTCTCTTGCGGATGCTGGTAGCGCAGTACTACCCTCTATAACAGTGAACATGTCGTATAGCGGTAGCTTCAACGACGCCATTACCCGAAAGAGTATGAGCAGGTACGGTAGTTCCACTTCAATATCGGTTTTCCTCTGAGAAGCCCATAAACCAACTAAGATTCTAGGCATGAAGTAGAGGAAGAGAGAGGTCGTGGTAGCGATTAACGCCAATATGATGAACTCCACTCTAGGGTGGGAGACGAGCGTGCACGTTACAGCGTGGCTTGTGAACAGCAGGGTAAGTGCTATCGAGAGCTGGAAGAAAAACCTAGAAGCCCTTAAACCGCGCGAGCTAAGCCCCTTACCAGTTCTTAGCAGGTTCTCGACCATTAGCCTGCGGTTTTGTTCTTCGAACTTCTCAAATATGGATGAACCGGCTAGGAGTGCTAGGAGCGCAGGTGCTGGAGACGCATAGACAGCTATGTGGTATAGTCCGGTGGTGCTAACTAGTACAAGGTAGATTACGAGCACCGGTACGGTTGCGATCATGCTAAGCATAAGGGGGCTATCTACGCCTTTGGACGTGGCAACTACCACCCGCATCTCCCACGTGAATTGCTAGTTTAAGTGGTAAGCGGTGCTACCACACCTCCACAATGCTTACGCATGCTACCAGCTAATAACCATGTTTATCGAGCTGGTTGGGGGCATATTCCTCACGCGTGAGTGTACGAGCGGAGCTTCCCCTCCAGCCTTCTGTACAGGATTTCTGGTAGTTCCTTGTATGTGGGTGTTTCAAGCGTGGGATCCCTTTCCAGCGCCTCTCTATAGGTCTCTTTAATGGTTTCCACCATTGCCTGGTACTCTCTTTCAAGGACCTCTTTTGGTACCCTGTGAGCAAGGACTATTCTATCGATGAACCTAAATGCTCTTATTGGGTTCTCTATTTGCGTGTTCATGACGATCTTGTCGGTTTTCGGATCATAAATGAACAGGGGCACCGTGATGTTCTCTTCCACGATATGAACTTCATGTCTAAAAGTCCGCTTACCGCCCCTTTCAAACACGTTTGTTTTAACGAACACGTTAAGAAGCTTTAGGACTTGCGGATCCACGGATATCGGTGGCGATACCAGCCTGAGAAGGGCGGCTTCAGGGCTTTCCGCGTGAAAAGTTGTATTGTGCGTCACTATTAGTCCACCCGATATGGTGTACATGTGGGGAGCGGGCACTTCCACATCGTAGAGGGCCGAGTCCTTTTCAACTACTTCTATTTTTTCGACGGGGTATAACAGGTAGTTTCCATTATCCGTTACCTTCGAATGGTCCTTAGACTTTCCTCTAACCCCCATTACTCGTAAAAACCTCTCTTTACCCCTAGTAATTCTAATCACGTACGTTGCCCTGTTACCTCTTCCATTTAACCCCTTACCGCTACTGGCCACCTTGACGCCGGCATCAATTCCAAGGGATCTAAGCACTACAACCAGGGATTCCGCTAACTTCCTGTTAGGAGCCTTGGCTATCGTTCTAAAGCGCCCTTTTCCATCTCTAAGTACTAATCCGCAACCCTCCCAAAATCCCTTTATCAAGCCCTCTCTAAATCCTTCAGGCGCCCTCAATGCCAAGTCTAGTGGAATCGACCTCTCACCGTACCTCGTCCTGCCTTCAAGCACCTCGTACACCAGTGTTGCAAAGATCTTTGAACCGACCACCACTTTCAAGCCCCTCGCGCTACTGGTCTTCTCTATCCTTACGGCTTCCCGCCTCACTCCCACCTCTTCGAGGCTTCTCGTAATCCTCCTCGCGCTATTTTCGCCGATCTTCGCACGGAACACTATTTCGTTGGGAAGCCCATCCCCTGGATCGTACCTCATCGTGCCGCGTGCTAGGAACAAGCCTATCAGGTACCCAAGCCGCCTTGATAGCGGTATTCTGTAGGGTAGCTTGCACTTACCTCTAGTTCCGAACGTTACTGCTGAGCCTTCTAAGTCCTCTCTAGAAACGACGTTAACCTTTACGAGCTCTAATGCCTTAGCCGCCGGTACCGCTGAACCCCGTAACCAGCTGTACGCCCTGTGATAGGGTACCCCGGCTACTTTGCTGATCCTGGGGGCGCCCACCTTCTTCAACGGGCCGGAAAGCCCGTGTACGTAGAGCCTGTTAACGTACTTCTTAAGCACACTAAAAACGTCTATGCTCGTCAACGCACTTCCTGAGGGTATCGGCGGCAGGTACTTCACGGCCACCAGGAGATCTCCGGGCTCCAGTTCTTTGGCCTTCTTACATGCAAGCCCATTGTTCTTGTAGATCACCACTAAGTGGTCTTCGTGCACCTCGTGTACCACTCCCCCCGTACTCGTTATTCTCACAAAGCGGTTACTTCCGTTTTTAACGACTGTCCCGCTAACCTCCACCCATTCGGGCCTGCCTTCTCGATTCAGCGCAATTACCTTTACACTCCTATACTTACCCACCTGCACTCCACTCACCACGGCACCTACCTCATAGAGGTCGACCTTCCCATCAACCATCATCAGTACTAGCTGATCTCCGGGTAGGCACACCGCGCCATGCCCTAGTAGTATTGCGTGCGCCCATTCGCGGGCTTCTTCGCCACGTATTTCACCGACTATTACGTAGTCTACAGACAGCCTCACGCCGGTCTTTATCAGGTCGAAATACGTTATTTTGTATTCTCCAAACTCTCTCGTGGTTGTCCTCGTCCAGTACTTTGCGGGTATTCTAAACTCCGGCGTATCTTCGGCAGTTAAGACTCTTGATTCCGGGGGTACAAGCGCCATTAATGCGGCGGCTACCGTTGTTTTACCGCTCATTAGCTCGCCAACTATTATTATTGGAACCTTGTATTTCACCATCAGCCAGAGGAAGGCCGCTTCTTCGATGCTCAGCGTACCGAAGTGTATGAGCTTTAGTATCGTCCACGGGTTTTCGGGCAACTTCCTTATGTCGATCGTCATATCACGCCTCATGGTGACGTCGGACATGTATACGAGCGAAACTCGTGCCTCGTATCGTGGCTCGATAAAACTCGCAAGTGGTAGTGCTTCTGAGAGAGGTTTACCGGCAGCTGCAGCGAGCCTCATGGCCAGCTCCTTGGCTTCTTCGGACGAGAACGCCAGGTTCGTGTACAGCCTGCCATAAAACCTGTGCAATACCTGTGCGGGCCTCCCCACCATTACGTGCACGTTCACTATGTCGGGGTCCATGAAGAAGGGTTCGAGGAAGCCGTAACCGGTAAACTGCCTCTCCACCACGTGCCTCAATTTAGGGTCTTTTATTTTGCCGATTCTCTCAACAAGGGATTCGTCACCTACAATAATGTTATAGAGCTCCTTTTCCAGCCTTGAGACCTCCTTTAACAGCTTCGGATCTGCCGCGACGACATCGTACACTATATAAGTGTCATTAGTTATGCAAACGTGGTACAGCGGCTCTCCACCACGCGGAATTGCGTACTGCTCAATACACTTAAACTCCCCTTTAGGCTTCTCCAGGAGACGTAGTTTAACCTCGATCTTGGCCGCCAATACGCACCGACCCTCTCACCCTAGTGGAATACTGTCATCGCTCCTCGCGAGCCGCCTTGAAGCCTCCAGATAATACTATGTCTCATCAGACCCATAATAATCCTAACCGGGGACGATGCCTATGACTTTACACGTTCCTACACGTAGACACGCGTAGAATTATAGTTAATAAAAAGCTAATGCATAGTTAGGTAGGAGGTGTCTACTATTCCTGGCTCAAAGTCGTCCAGCCGGTTTTCAAGGTGTTCTTGGTACCCTGAAAGGTCTAATAAACCGTGCCCACTCATGTTGAATAGTATGATCGCGTTCTCACCTCTTCTCCTAGCTTCGAGCGCGATGCTGATTGCCGCTTTGACGGCGTGGGCTGATTCAGGCGCGGGCACAACGCCTTCGAGCTTTGCAAATAGCTGTGCAGCCTGAAAGACTTCTCTCTGCCCGTAAGCCACAGGCCTAACGATGCCATTTTTAACTAGTAAGGCTAGCGTAGGTGCAATGCCGTGGTACCTTAGCCCGCCGGCGTGTATTGGTGGGGGAACGTACTTGTGCCCTAGCGTGTACATTTTAAGTAGTGGGGTCAGGCCTGCAGTGTCACCGTGATCGTAGGTGTACACGCCCCTAGTCATTGAGGGTACCGCTTTAGGTTCTACCGCTATGAATTTTGTACTCTCCTTCCTCTTCATTACTAGTGCTTCGTGGTATAGCGGGTAAGCCAGTCCTGCAAAGTTACTTCCACCACCTACACAACCCACCACGTAGTCCGGCAGGTCTTCGCCTAGTAGTTCAAGCTGTTTCAAAGCCTCTAGTCCTATAACTGTTTGGTGTAAAAGAACATGGTTTAGTACTGATCCGAGGCTATACTTCGTCCTCGGGTTACTGGTGGCATCTTCTATAGCCTCGCTGATGGCTATGCCCAGAGATCCCGGGTGGTCAGGATCTTCTTTTAACACCCTGCGCCCGAACTCCGTGTAGTGGCTGGGACTGGGTACGACCTCGGCGCCGTAGAGCTGCATTAGTACTCTCCTATAAGGCTTTTGATTATAGCTGGCTTTCACCATGTAGACTCTGATCCTCAGGCCGAACAGGGCTCCTGCCAATGCTAACGCGGAACCCCACTGCCCCGCACCGGTCTCGGTTACCAGCCTTTCCACGCCCTCAGCCGCGTTAAAGTATGCTTGGGCAACAGCGGTGTTTACCTTGTGCGACCCCGTTGGCAGAACTCCTTCGTACTTGTAGTATATCTTTGCCGGCGTTTTCAGGTACTCTTCAAGCCTCCGAGCCCTGAGCAGCGGTGTCGGCCTACCGAGCTCTACGTAGAGTTCTCTCAACTCACCAGGTATTTCGACGAATCTCTCAGTGGAGAACTCCTGTTCAATGAGCTTTTTGGGAAATACTGCTTCCAGTTCATGCGGCTTGACGGCCTCTCCACTCGGTTTCAACATTGGTGGTAGTTGTTCAGGAAGGTCGGGGACAACGTTATACCAGTATTTGGGCACTATCTCGGCTAGTTGGGGGGCTCTAGCGTATTTGGGCGTTTTTAAATCCATTGGGACATGGAGGCCACCCCGTGACGCTCTAATCACGATCGGGTTTATAAAGGTTTTCTAGGCTACTCACCGTGGTAGTAGTTTGCTTAAAATATACCTGGCCGAGTCCTCTACATCTAATCCTAGTAGCTTGTCTAGGCTACCGGTTGCTGTCTCCAGCCTTGTAGAGTGGGGTATGTAGCCGAGGTACGTTACTCCAAGCTCCTTGGCATAGTCTACTAGCTTACCGTCTCCCATGTTTTCAACGAAGTACAGGTCAGCGTAACCGCATTCCCTCAGTATGTGGATGACCTTCTTCACCACGCTCATGGAGAGGGGGTTAGGGGTAGACACCACGATAGGCCTGATAACGCCCCGTAGCTTGTATGCCAATTCAAGGTGCTCATCGCCAATACCTGGTGGCGTGTCTACGAAAACGACGTCGAGAACACCCCAGTTCACAGTGGAAAGCACTTCCCACAAGGCGTCGCGCGCGGCACGACCTCTAAGAGCCATGGGCCTGTCGCCGGTATACGCCACTACGGTGAAGTAATGCAGGTTACCAATTCTCAACGGTAGTACCCCGTGGTGTTCACTGTACTTTAAGTGCTCTGGTCTTAGGCCTAGAACCACGTGCGTAGAGGGGTTGACGAGGTCTAGGTCTAGTAACCCCGTTGAGTAACCTAGTTTAGCGGAGTATAGGGCTAGTAAAGTCGTAACGGTCGTCTTACCTACGCCGCCCTTGTTGCTAATGACGGCGTACACTCTGCGCGGCTTCTTAAGGTTCTCGACCGCCTTTAGTACTCTCGGGTCTTCACTCATAACCCTCAACCACCACTCCCGACAAACCACGGCCTTTCACGATCTCGAAGTCTATGCTACGGCAATTAGGGCACTTGAAGTAAGCGTACGCAGCTTCGGGGAGGAAGTGCACTGCTTCGCGAACGGGTTCTTCGACCTCTGACATGTTCAAGCTCCATGTGTACCCGCATATGTGGCACTTGAAAACGGGCTCTTCGTCGACCACCTCAACTTCACCTATTTCCAGCCCATATTCTTTGGAGAGCTCTCTTACCGCGAACACTAGTATGTCCTTGTCTATTGACTGGAGTACTCCGATCTTGACGGCTACCTTCTTAGCCTTCTTAATCCCTCTACTCAAGACGTATAGCACTATCGATTCAGCTAAAGCCCACTCGTGAACCATGAGCGCTACACCAAAGTCTTTTAAGCTTTATCCTCGGTTTTAAACACACGTGGTGTAGGCGATGGCGCGGCAACCTAGGAGTAGCCGCATTGAGGGTTTTTACAAGCTACCCCTCGAGGAGAGGGTGAGAATCGTTAAGGAATGGGCGGACTTAACGGACGACGAAGTGAAGGTACTCCTCAACTTCGGTAACCTCTCCAGGGAGATAGCGGAAAGAATGATTGAAAACGTAATCGGGTGCATGGCGTATCCATTCGCCGTGGCGGTGAACTTTCTCGTAAATGGGAAAGACTACCTCGTCCCAATGGTCATAGAAGAAGCGAGCGTCGTAGCCGCTGCAAGCAATGCCGCGAAAATGCTACGTTACGGAAAGGGCATAATAGCGGAAGCCGGCCCCCAAGAAATGATCGGCCAGGTGCACGTAGTCAACGTAACGGCGCCTTACGCCAAAGTCACCAGGATACTAGAGCGCAAGCAGGAAATACTAGAACATGCAGCGCAGCAGGACCCCACCCTGATCAAGCTTGGCGGGGGTCCACGAGACTTGGAAATCAGAGTCATTGAAACGAGTAAGGGCCCCGTAATAGTGGTTCACCTAGTCGTAGATGTAAGAGATGCCATGGGCGCTAACGCCGTTAATACCATGGTAGAGGCGATCGCGCCCATCTTGGAAAGAATTACAGGGGGGCAGGCGAGGCTTAGAATAATATCAAACCACGCGACAAGGCGAATTGTTAGAGCATGGGCTAGGACACCGGCCGAAAACCTAGGCGGACTTGAAACCGCGAAGAGGATTGAAGAGGCCAGCGTACTGGCGGAAGTAGACCCTTACAGAGCTGTAACGCACAATAAGGGCATTATGAATGGTATCATAGCCGTGGCGCTTGCTACGGCACAAGATCACAGGGCTATCGAAGCGGGCGCACACGCATACGCGTGTAAAGCAGGTGTGTATAAGCCGCTGAGCACCTGGGAGGTGGACGAAGAGGGCTTTCTCAACGGTTACCTCGAACTACCGCTACAAGTAGGTATAGTGGGGGGCGCGACGCGAGTACACCCGGTTGCGAGGATAGCACTGAAAATACTCGGAGTTTCCTCCGCCAAGGAGCTCGCCGAGGTAATGGCGGCCGTCGGCTTAGCGCAAAACCTCGCAGCGCTCAGAGCCCTAGTTACCGAAGGCATTCAAAAGGGTCACATGAGATTACACGCTAGGAACCTAGCAATAATGGCAGGCGCTACCGGAGACCTAGTAGACAGGGTGGCAGAGAGGATGGTTAAGGAAGGTAAAGTGAGGTACGACTACGCCAAGGAGCTCGTAGAAAAAGCACTTCGCGGAGAACCGGTCTGAAGATAATTAAGATAACGCACATCAGTATACGTGACTCTTCTCCCGAGGAAAGCCCAGGCTATGAAGCTCTCGAAGACTATTACCGCGTTCGCGGAGAGCATCGCGGATTTGAAGGAAGTTTTTAAAGGCAATGTAGGGGTAATCGCCCTATCCTGGTTCCTCTTCTCTCTGACGGGCTCGCTAGTGAACCCCTTTTTCGCTAAATACGCTAAGGACTTAGGGGCCTCAGACCTACATGTAGCGGTAATGCGAAGTCTCGGCATGCTTGCCTTGGCCCTCTCGACAATTCCCGGCGGCCTGCTGACAGACTATCTTGGCAGGGTAAAGGTTATATTGATTGGAACGGCGTGCATATCGGTAGCCCAGTTCCTCTACGCGGTGGCACCTGACTGGAGGTTCCTAACAGCCATATTCGTTTTCGACTATGCAGTACACTTCTACCAACCAGCGCTAACAGCAATAGTCATGGATTCCCTGCAACGCGGAGAAGAGTTTAAAGGCTTCCTAGGCCTGAACATCGTGATGGCTATTCCAGGCCTCTTCATGCCGGTCATCGGTGGAGTGCTCTATGACACGCTAGGAGTCACTGGTATTAGACTGGGCTTCGCGCTACAGGGCATTGTATCAATAACGGTATTCGTCATGAGAGCTAAGGCACTGAAAGAGACCTTTAAGCCACGTGATAAAGACCTCGGCAAGATCATCTTCGAGCTGTCCGGCTACCGTGCCGTCTTATTCAGAGCCCTCAAGTTGTACCTTTTTACCTCCATTCTCTGGCAGGTCTCGCTAGGGGTGACTAACACGTACCTGGCAATATATGTGCTCGACGTACTGGGGTTGTCGAAACCCATGTGGGGGCTTTTAAGCGCGATCTCCACCACGGGTACTATTTGTGCGTCGTTAATTTTGCTGAGAACCAACCCGAGACCTGAGCGCGCCGCACTATACTCGGCTGTTGTGGTTTCCGCGGTACAGATCACACTAGCGCTACCGTACCACGTAAGGCATATGACTATAACCACTGCTACATTGCTCGCCGCGTCGCTGGTAATGGGCCTCGCATCAAACATCTTAAACTCAGCGCTATCCACAATACTGACTAGAACCCTACCAGTTGAAATACGTGGAAGGGCTATAGGTATTCAAAGGCTACTGGATAACTTCGGCGCCTCGGCCGCGTCTTTAGTTGCAGCCACTTTATACCTGGGAGTGGGCTACGCCGAGTCTTTCCTGGTGTCAAGTACTGTGGGGCTACTGAGCTCTCTCTACCTCTACACTATACTGCTAAGAAGGTGGCCGAAAGAGCGAGAGCGCAGACTACGGCTTGAAGAGTGACGATGACCTTAATGGCATCGGTTTCGTAGCACTTACCTTTAAGCTTTATCACGAGCTTTATGACCAGGTGCGTTACGCTATAGGACTTCTCGTAGGGGGGCAGTAAGCTACCATCTGCTTGAACGCGCCCAAAGTTCTCCTTGTACACGCCGTCTAGTAGTCCACGCACGAACAGTACCAGTTCTAGGAAGTAGAGGGCGTAGGAGTAAATGGCGTACTTCTCGAAGTTCCAGTATATCGCTAGCGAGGCGTAGAAAGCCCCAATACCGTAAGTAAAGGAGTTTCCTGGGAACATCTTAGCCGGGTACCGGTTGTAAAGTAAGTAAAATACCGTTATTGAGGAGATCACGGGTAGGGCAACGCAGACGGCATCTAAGTTGCGCCTGACTACCAAAAGTAGCGAAGCAGAGAGTAAAAGAGTTAACCCTTGAAGCGCTTCGAGGCCGTTGTAACCGGCAATCATGTTGAAGGCGTTACTAGCACCCACGACACCGGCCGGTACCACTAGCAGTGAGTACGCTAACCCCAGGTCTAGAGTGCCAATCACAGGTAGCTCGACCACGCTATGGCCGGCCTTAACAGCGACTAGTGGAAGGGATATCGGAAGGGTAAACAACACGCGCTTAATGGGGTTTATACCCCTTTTCCAGCCGAGTATGTCATCGAAGAACCCCAGCAAGCCGGCCATCAGTAGAGTTAAAGCTATTGAAAGCAACGGTATCACATCCACCCTCCTGTCGGTGTAAACCTCTATCGCTATGTAGAGGAGCACTCCGAACCCCGACGACAATACAACCCATATGCCGCCGGCCTCGGCTACCATGCGTTCTCCAGGTTTGTTCATGTCCCTGCCGGCGAAGCCGAGCCTTAAGGCCGCGGTAAGCCACCAGCTCAGTAGAGTCCTAGCTACTATGGCGGAGACGAGCCCTGGCAGTACTAGTTCTAAGCTCATACCTGCTCTCCTAGCCCTGGTTCATGCCACGGTGTGTTAAAGATGGCATATATTTCCTGGGCACGCTTTTCCCCAATACCTTCGACGCTCATCAACTCATAGGTGGATGCGTTTGCGACGTTCTTGAGGGTTTTGAACCTTGCGAGAAGCCTCCTGGCGAGTGTCGGGCCCACCAGCCCTTCCGTGACGTAGAGTACTCTCTCTTCGATGCTTAAAGGCTTTTTCTCAACCCTCATTTTCACGACCCTCTTCTCCTCAGTTTTACCGAGGTTCTTCGCCTTGGCGATGATCCAGGCTATTGTGGCGTCTTTATGAGGCGTGTACAGTATTGGTATGTTCATGTCGAGCACCAGCGTGTCGATAACGCGCAGAATGCTCTGCACCCTCCAGTTACGGTATTTTTCCAGTTTCTCTAGGGAGCCTTCGATTACTATTAGCGGTCGGTGCCCTTCTTGTAAAGCCGCTTCTTGTAGTAGCTTGCTCTGCTCCCAGATCCTCCCGTCCCTGATGCTGTTAGCGAAATCATCAGCTGTTTTCCTCTCTACTAGTATGCTTTGCTTTCTCCCGGGAGGTGCAAGTAGTAGGAAGTCGCCTGCGGGGAGCTCTTGCACAGCTACCCGTAAGCCCTCTCTCGCGATCTTAACCTTGAATTCGGGGTGCTTAGAGTCCTCCCTGCTATCGATGATTACATCTACCGGCGTCAATAGCTTAACCGCCATTCTAACCACGCTGATCCAATTCCTTGACCATCACGTAAGCGTCTTCAACTCCATAATAACCCTTGATAACCCCTATAACTTGAAAGCCCGCTTTAAGGTACATTTCCAGAGCGGGCTGGTTGCTGGTAGCAACCTCCAGGTAAGCCCTCCTGGCGCCGAGCCCCTTACACTCCGCGAGCGCGCGGTCTAGTAGCGTTGAACCAATACCCATTCTCCTGTACATGCGCCTCACAGCTATGGACACGACGTGGCAGAGCGAGTCTTCGATATCTGCGATAACGTAACCCGCAATGACCCCGCCGCACTCTGCAACTTTGAAGATCGAGCCGCGCTGGTAGTAGTAATTGAAGACTTCTTCACTGTACCTCACACTGGAGTTAAAGCACTCGCTTTCAATTTCCACTATCTCGTTCATGTAGCTTAAATCGAAATCCTTCACGAAGACGTCTCTGCAACTACCTGTTTTCATCGGCGACCA
The Desulfurococcaceae archaeon DNA segment above includes these coding regions:
- a CDS encoding MFS transporter; protein product: MTLLPRKAQAMKLSKTITAFAESIADLKEVFKGNVGVIALSWFLFSLTGSLVNPFFAKYAKDLGASDLHVAVMRSLGMLALALSTIPGGLLTDYLGRVKVILIGTACISVAQFLYAVAPDWRFLTAIFVFDYAVHFYQPALTAIVMDSLQRGEEFKGFLGLNIVMAIPGLFMPVIGGVLYDTLGVTGIRLGFALQGIVSITVFVMRAKALKETFKPRDKDLGKIIFELSGYRAVLFRALKLYLFTSILWQVSLGVTNTYLAIYVLDVLGLSKPMWGLLSAISTTGTICASLILLRTNPRPERAALYSAVVVSAVQITLALPYHVRHMTITTATLLAASLVMGLASNILNSALSTILTRTLPVEIRGRAIGIQRLLDNFGASAASLVAATLYLGVGYAESFLVSSTVGLLSSLYLYTILLRRWPKERERRLRLEE
- the hypA gene encoding hydrogenase nickel incorporation protein HypA produces the protein MVHEWALAESIVLYVLSRGIKKAKKVAVKIGVLQSIDKDILVFAVRELSKEYGLEIGEVEVVDEEPVFKCHICGYTWSLNMSEVEEPVREAVHFLPEAAYAYFKCPNCRSIDFEIVKGRGLSGVVVEGYE
- a CDS encoding hydroxymethylglutaryl-CoA reductase, degradative, producing MARQPRSSRIEGFYKLPLEERVRIVKEWADLTDDEVKVLLNFGNLSREIAERMIENVIGCMAYPFAVAVNFLVNGKDYLVPMVIEEASVVAAASNAAKMLRYGKGIIAEAGPQEMIGQVHVVNVTAPYAKVTRILERKQEILEHAAQQDPTLIKLGGGPRDLEIRVIETSKGPVIVVHLVVDVRDAMGANAVNTMVEAIAPILERITGGQARLRIISNHATRRIVRAWARTPAENLGGLETAKRIEEASVLAEVDPYRAVTHNKGIMNGIIAVALATAQDHRAIEAGAHAYACKAGVYKPLSTWEVDEEGFLNGYLELPLQVGIVGGATRVHPVARIALKILGVSSAKELAEVMAAVGLAQNLAALRALVTEGIQKGHMRLHARNLAIMAGATGDLVDRVAERMVKEGKVRYDYAKELVEKALRGEPV
- the rimI gene encoding ribosomal protein S18-alanine N-acetyltransferase; its protein translation is MKTGSCRDVFVKDFDLSYMNEIVEIESECFNSSVRYSEEVFNYYYQRGSIFKVAECGGVIAGYVIADIEDSLCHVVSIAVRRMYRRMGIGSTLLDRALAECKGLGARRAYLEVATSNQPALEMYLKAGFQVIGVIKGYYGVEDAYVMVKELDQRG
- a CDS encoding TrpB-like pyridoxal phosphate-dependent enzyme, which translates into the protein MDLKTPKYARAPQLAEIVPKYWYNVVPDLPEQLPPMLKPSGEAVKPHELEAVFPKKLIEQEFSTERFVEIPGELRELYVELGRPTPLLRARRLEEYLKTPAKIYYKYEGVLPTGSHKVNTAVAQAYFNAAEGVERLVTETGAGQWGSALALAGALFGLRIRVYMVKASYNQKPYRRVLMQLYGAEVVPSPSHYTEFGRRVLKEDPDHPGSLGIAISEAIEDATSNPRTKYSLGSVLNHVLLHQTVIGLEALKQLELLGEDLPDYVVGCVGGGSNFAGLAYPLYHEALVMKRKESTKFIAVEPKAVPSMTRGVYTYDHGDTAGLTPLLKMYTLGHKYVPPPIHAGGLRYHGIAPTLALLVKNGIVRPVAYGQREVFQAAQLFAKLEGVVPAPESAHAVKAAISIALEARRRGENAIILFNMSGHGLLDLSGYQEHLENRLDDFEPGIVDTSYLTMH
- a CDS encoding ERCC4 domain-containing protein; the encoded protein is MAVKLLTPVDVIIDSREDSKHPEFKVKIAREGLRVAVQELPAGDFLLLAPPGRKQSILVERKTADDFANSIRDGRIWEQSKLLQEAALQEGHRPLIVIEGSLEKLEKYRNWRVQSILRVIDTLVLDMNIPILYTPHKDATIAWIIAKAKNLGKTEEKRVVKMRVEKKPLSIEERVLYVTEGLVGPTLARRLLARFKTLKNVANASTYELMSVEGIGEKRAQEIYAIFNTPWHEPGLGEQV
- a CDS encoding P-loop NTPase, giving the protein MSEDPRVLKAVENLKKPRRVYAVISNKGGVGKTTVTTLLALYSAKLGYSTGLLDLDLVNPSTHVVLGLRPEHLKYSEHHGVLPLRIGNLHYFTVVAYTGDRPMALRGRAARDALWEVLSTVNWGVLDVVFVDTPPGIGDEHLELAYKLRGVIRPIVVSTPNPLSMSVVKKVIHILRECGYADLYFVENMGDGKLVDYAKELGVTYLGYIPHSTRLETATGSLDKLLGLDVEDSARYILSKLLPR
- a CDS encoding ATPase, T2SS/T4P/T4SS family; translation: MAAKIEVKLRLLEKPKGEFKCIEQYAIPRGGEPLYHVCITNDTYIVYDVVAADPKLLKEVSRLEKELYNIIVGDESLVERIGKIKDPKLRHVVERQFTGYGFLEPFFMDPDIVNVHVMVGRPAQVLHRFYGRLYTNLAFSSEEAKELAMRLAAAAGKPLSEALPLASFIEPRYEARVSLVYMSDVTMRRDMTIDIRKLPENPWTILKLIHFGTLSIEEAAFLWLMVKYKVPIIIVGELMSGKTTVAAALMALVPPESRVLTAEDTPEFRIPAKYWTRTTTREFGEYKITYFDLIKTGVRLSVDYVIVGEIRGEEAREWAHAILLGHGAVCLPGDQLVLMMVDGKVDLYEVGAVVSGVQVGKYRSVKVIALNREGRPEWVEVSGTVVKNGSNRFVRITSTGGVVHEVHEDHLVVIYKNNGLACKKAKELEPGDLLVAVKYLPPIPSGSALTSIDVFSVLKKYVNRLYVHGLSGPLKKVGAPRISKVAGVPYHRAYSWLRGSAVPAAKALELVKVNVVSREDLEGSAVTFGTRGKCKLPYRIPLSRRLGYLIGLFLARGTMRYDPGDGLPNEIVFRAKIGENSARRITRSLEEVGVRREAVRIEKTSSARGLKVVVGSKIFATLVYEVLEGRTRYGERSIPLDLALRAPEGFREGLIKGFWEGCGLVLRDGKGRFRTIAKAPNRKLAESLVVVLRSLGIDAGVKVASSGKGLNGRGNRATYVIRITRGKERFLRVMGVRGKSKDHSKVTDNGNYLLYPVEKIEVVEKDSALYDVEVPAPHMYTISGGLIVTHNTTFHAESPEAALLRLVSPPISVDPQVLKLLNVFVKTNVFERGGKRTFRHEVHIVEENITVPLFIYDPKTDKIVMNTQIENPIRAFRFIDRIVLAHRVPKEVLEREYQAMVETIKETYREALERDPTLETPTYKELPEILYRRLEGKLRSYTHA
- a CDS encoding glycosyl transferase family 4 — translated: MSLELVLPGLVSAIVARTLLSWWLTAALRLGFAGRDMNKPGERMVAEAGGIWVVLSSGFGVLLYIAIEVYTDRRVDVIPLLSIALTLLMAGLLGFFDDILGWKRGINPIKRVLFTLPISLPLVAVKAGHSVVELPVIGTLDLGLAYSLLVVPAGVVGASNAFNMIAGYNGLEALQGLTLLLSASLLLVVRRNLDAVCVALPVISSITVFYLLYNRYPAKMFPGNSFTYGIGAFYASLAIYWNFEKYAIYSYALYFLELVLFVRGLLDGVYKENFGRVQADGSLLPPYEKSYSVTHLVIKLVIKLKGKCYETDAIKVIVTLQAVVCALALSATFLAV